In Callospermophilus lateralis isolate mCalLat2 chromosome 10, mCalLat2.hap1, whole genome shotgun sequence, a single genomic region encodes these proteins:
- the LOC143642199 gene encoding LOW QUALITY PROTEIN: rac GTPase-activating protein 1-like (The sequence of the model RefSeq protein was modified relative to this genomic sequence to represent the inferred CDS: deleted 2 bases in 2 codons), which yields MDTTMLNLRNLFEQLMRRVEILREGNELQFIQLAKDFEDFRKKWQRTDHELGKYKDLLMKAETERSALDVKLKHARNQVDVEIKRRQRAEADCERQIQLIREMLMCDTSGSIQLSEEQKLALAFLNTGQPSSGNAGNKRLSTVDESGSILSDISFDKTDESLDWDSSLVKNFKLKKREKRRSNSRQFVDGPPGPIKKTRSIGSTIDQGNESIVAKTTVTDPNDGGPIEAVPTIETVPHLTRSRRKTGTLQPWNSDSTLSSRPLEPRTENESSGTTQSNGGMRLHDFVSETVIKPESCVPRGKWIKCGKLSLKCRDCRVVSHPECRGRCPLPCIPTLTGTPVKIGEGMQADSVSQTSPMIPSIVVHCVNEIEQRGLTETGLHRISGCDRTVKELKEKFLRVKTVPLLSKVDDSHAICSLLKDFLRNVKEPLLTFRLNKAFMEAAEITDEDNGIAATYQAVGELPQASRDTIAFLMIHLQRVAQSPNTKMDVVNLAKILGPTIVAHAVPNPEPVTMLQDIKRQPKVVERLLSLPLEYWSQFMMVEQENIDPLHIIENSNAFSTPQTPDIKVSLLGPVTTPEHQLFKIPSSSSLSQRVRYTLTKNRFGSKSKSATNLGRQGNFFASPMLK from the exons ATGGATACCACCATGCTGAATTTGCGGAATCTGTTTGAGCAGCTTATGCGCCGGGTGGAGATTCTCCGTGAAGGAAATGAACTTCAATTCATCCAGTTGGCA AAGGACTTTGAGGATTTCCGGAAGAAATGGCAGAGAACAGACCATGAGCTGGGGAAATACAAGGATCTTTTGATGAAAGCAGAGACTGAGCGTAGTGCTCTGGATGTTAAGCTAAAGCATGCACGAAACCAAGTGGATGTAGAGATTAAACGGAGACAGCGAGCTGAGGCTGACTGTGAACGACAGATTCAGCTGATTCGAGAGATGCTCATGTGTGACACTTCTGGCAGCATTCAACTAAGCGAGGAGCAAAAATTAGCTTTGGCTTTTCTCAACACAGGCCAACCATCCAGTGGCAATGCTGGGAACAAAAGGCTGTCAACCGTTGATGAATCTGGTTCCATTTTATCAGATATCAGCTTTGATAAGACTGATGAATCACTGGATTGGGATTCTTCTTTGGTGAAGAATTTCAAAttgaagaagagagaaaagaggCGCTCCAATAGCAGACAGTTTGTTGATGGA CCCCCTGGTCCTATAAAGAAAACTCGTTCCATTGGCTCCACAATAGACCAGGGAAATGAATCCATAGTTGCAAagactacagtaactgatcccaaTGATGGTGGGCCCATTGAAGCTGTGCCCACTATTGAAACTGTGCCACATTTGACAAGGAGCCGAAGGAAAACAGGTACTTTACAACCTTGGAACAGTGACTCCACCCTGAGCAGTAGACCTCTGGAGCCAAGAACCGAGAATGAGAGTTCAGGCACAACACAGAGTAACGGAGGGATGCGCCTGCATGACTTTGTCTCTGAGACGGTTATTAAACCTGAATCCTGTGTTCCGCGTGGGAAATGGATAAAATGTGGCAAGCTGTCTCTGAAGTGTCGCGATTGTCGTGTGGTTTCTCATCCAGAATGTCGGGGCCGCTGTCCCCTTCCCTGCATTCCTACTTTGACAGGAACACCTGTCAAGATTGGAGAGGGAATGCAGGCTGATTCTGTGTCCCAAACTTCTCCAATGATCCCCTCTATTGTTGTccactgtgtaaatgaaattgAGCAGAGAGGGCTAACTGAGACCGGCTTGCATAGGATCTCAGGCTGTGATCGGACAGTAAaagagctgaaagagaaattCCTCAGAGTGAAAACCGTACCCCTTCTCAGCAAAGTGGATGATAGCCATGCCATCTGTAGCCTTCTGAAAGACTTCCTCCGAAACGTCAAAGAACCCCTCCTAACCTTTAGGCTAAACAAAGCCTTTATGGAAGCAGCAGAAATCACAGATGAAGATAACGGCATAGCTGCCACGTACCAGGCTGTTGGTGAACTACCCCAGGCCAGCAGGGACACAATAGCCTTCCTCATGATTCACTTGCAGAGAGTGGCTCAGAGTCCAAACACTAAAATGGATGTTGTCAATCTGGCTAAAATCCTTGGTCCTACAATTGTTGCCCATGCTGTGCCCAATCCAGAGCCAGTGACAATGTTACAGGACATCAAGCGTCAACCCAAGGTGGTGGAACGCCTGCTTTCACTGCCCCTGGAATACTGGAGTCAGTTCATGATGGTGGAGCAAGAGAACATTGATCCCCTGCACATTATTGAAAACTCAAATGCCTTTTCAACACCACAGACACCAGATATTAAAGTGAGCTTACTGGGGCCCGTGACTACTCCTGAGCACCAGCTTTTCAAGATTCCTTCATCTAGTTCCCTATCCCAAAGAGTACGCTATACCCTCACCAAGAACAGATTTGGGAGCAAAAGCAAGTCTGCCACCAACCTAGGACGACAAGGCAACTTTTTTGCTTCTCCAATGCTCAAGTGA